The Alnus glutinosa chromosome 10, dhAlnGlut1.1, whole genome shotgun sequence DNA window ACCAATACCCTCTGAACCTCCTCTTCTGGCATGATTTGTCTTGAAGATGTTCTATATAGTTTGAACtttcaacatatataataaaGTAGTACGTACTATGAATTTTTATGCAGTGATTTGGTTGTTAACTTTGATTGTTCATCACCTCTCAAACTGCTTTAACATGAAATATTGCCAATATGACTCTAATAATTTCttccatatttatatatagttatattatTGCAGTTGACTAAATTTGCAGATGAAAGTAGTAAAACTATTGAGAATGTTTTacccaaaaagataaataaaaaaaagacagaTTCTGAGAAGTAAAACAGTAAAAGTTGAGAGGGTGTTGGAGAATCAGGCAATTAAGCATCTTCAAATAATGTTGGTTCAAGGCGCATATTCGGATATCCTGCCGGGGTGTGGCCCTGGGAGTTTTCTTCACTGATCATGTTATAGGAAGAACGTCTCAAACTTCTTCGTTTTTATGGTGAAAATCCATATATGCTACTTTCCAAACATAACAGCCATTTTCTACTGATTCCAGGACAAATAAAATATGGTGAATGATGATATCGAGGCTCCCTAAGAATTCTGTCCTTTGTGGGAGTTGCGAATTATGATGCCTTTTATTGTAATACTTGATAGGGAATTTGTCTATGTATGAGCAGGGCatgattataaatttttttaaaacccgaACCTTAACCTTCagctggtttttattttttatttttatttttataaagggTTGTCAATTTGTGTTCGGATTGTGTCGAAACATACGTATAAGACTACATAGGTTAATTCTAACTTAACtcatttgattttaatttactAAATTTATATTGAGTTCATGTTAAATTTATtggttgtgtcaaaaattagCAGGCGTAATATTTAATATGAGTCTTAGCGTATCGATTAATTGAAACTAATCTTCGCCGCGTTTGAGTAAaatattgaaagaaattttggcTTTTAGTGTTCAATTATTGGAGAGCATTGATTTTActatataactaaaaaaaaaaaaaatgcctagaAAAGACCGTCaagattttgtttgtttgtttgtttgttttagacCTTTTTATGTCCAACTTGAAAGCCGTACGTGTGCGTGAAGCTCACACACACGTGGGGTGTATGTGAAGATTCTTTGGGCTTTTGAACGAAAGAATGGGTGAAAGATGAGCTTGTGGTCACCACGCTTTAGACACTAggaacacaaaattttaaactgCGGGTGGTACCTACTGCCTTTGTAAtagaatcatattttttttttaattattatttttttattattaactgAAGGGATTATAATTGGTTTGCTAATTTCTAATTTGAATCACTTGTCGAACATATTTGTTACGATATTTAGTGTTTCATATGGTTTGAATGTAATTTTAATCATGTATATATAAGTTCTTTGGCATCCTTCCGAGCCTGTATTTAAGAATGAATTCTACTTAAATTTTGTATCATTTGGCATCATACTTAGACACCCCATCGAGTAATGAGTATGAGATCGAATTAGTTACAATTTTGTTGTTGAATCCCAGAAAAGGTGATTTATAGGTTAGATTAAAATGTTGTGACCCAGGATAGACCCCCAACCAAATGTGCATCATTTtcatagttgttttttttttttttttttttaaattatatttttcgttTGATTtccgtaatttttttaaaaaaatcttatacatggtattttatcattttaggCCGCAGAAAGAGGACAGTGCAACTTAAATTGTAAATTGGCGTatacattgcaaaaattaaaagattgaaaaaGACAATTTGAAAGAGGAGGGGATGCTATGACTTATAAAATGCTCAGGTAAAAAAAATCTTAGCGATGTGAAACATTTTAACAAGAATAATAAGTATAATTTCTCCGCTCttgtttcattttgtttgtctcgttgttttctttctttgtgtttgtcttttgttcttccccaaggataaaaagaaaaagaaaaaagtattcaATCATGCTTAACCCAGAATAGATTATATTATGGTCATGAATAGGTCCAGCATATGGATGAAAGTTCAATTCCCTCGATTTTATAACCGAAGATAATACAATTTCAGCATGAATAAATGGTTTATTCTGGATAAGGTTCATTTGACGTCGACCTATCATCTGAATTTGGACATTTCTGGATAGAGGTTAATTATTTACTTACCTCAAGCACAGTAGGGATCCCATTATTAGATAAAGGTTCATTTTCCTCGATTgtgtaaataaaaatgaagtgaaAGCCTAGTGACAAAGCAAATGGCGACAAGGAAAAGTGAGTACTAAATTCTAATCATTCTTAACAAAAAGATAGGATTAGCTTGGGAGAAAACGTCTGAAAGGTCCTAGGGATAGGGATAGAAAATTTTGAGCTTTGCTCACCCGCCCGCCCCCGGGGGTTTCAAGTCTCCTCATCTTGGTGCTAGTCTTTCCCCTAGCCCTCATGAATTAGGGTGGCTTATAGAAAATTTTGAGCTTTGCTCAcccccgggggggggggggggggttcaaGTCTCCTCATCTTGGTGCTGGTCTTTCCCCTAGCCCTCATGAATTAGGGTGGCTTTTGTCATCCCACTGGTCTCCGGTGGTGGATGGTTTTGTTATCTCAATCTTAGGGTTGTGAAGCTTTTGGTCCCTCCCAGTGCTTGATCCGGTAaagtttgtgtttttatgttgttttgtctttgttttatgttgttttggtGCAAGCAGAAAGATTTTCAGGCTCTGGCCTGTGGGAATGGCGGATGTCGGTGGGTTTCAGGTGAAGTTGTTTTTATTGCTAGATATTTAAGCCTCGGCTGGGTGTTTGTCGACAAGAGCTTTTCTTTAGTGGTTGCCGGCTTCCTCCGGTCACGGTAGTCACTCGACGGGGCTGTGCGGCTCGTTCTTGTGCAGCGTGTGGCCAGCACGCGCGGGGGAGTATCCTCCTTTGGGTAGCGCCTGAGGGTCACAACTTGCATATCCGACCTCGTTTAGTGTCGTTTTGGGCTTCTAGAGGTCGTTTGATGCTGGAAGGGTTCCTGGAGTATGAGCGTGCTCTACACGCGCTGAGCTTCGGCGGCGATTCTCTCGGTGCTAGATTTctgatgttttttgtttttatttgtacaTTCTTATATCTTTGTTCATAGTCTACCTTTTGGTAGTTGTTTCAAGCCAGGATCTTTCCTGACTTAGTGGATGGAGTTTCTTCATCTCTATTCACTACATTGGCCTACGGGCACTAATGTAGCCTTCGGGCAGTTTCTCACCTTCTATGTTCTTGTATTTGTTCTGACTTTGGCCTTGTTGTAATCCCCTTTGGGGTTTCTTTTTTAGCAATTAAGGTTTTggagattattaaaaaaaaaaaaaaaaacaaaaacaaaaagatcatACAAAAGTCTAGTGACAAAGCAAGGGACCTTACAACCTAATTAGAGTGCTAAGCTCACCTActcaaaaaagataaattttggACTGCCTAGCTTCTAGAATATATGACTgtaataaaatttgattgtatTTAAATCATTTTGATTACATATCATCCCTTATCATTTTAGGTGATATTATCTCCCCTTAGCATACTTGTATCATTTTCACCAACCCCAATTCACATATAAATAGGAGTTATTTCAACTTATTTGTAATATAAATCAATCAAGCAATAAGAACAAAAATGTCACTTTATTGGGCTCTTCCCTAATAGTGGATGTAAGTGTCTAACACCAAGCTACGCGTAAATCAttgtatctattttttttttttttttaattttcatttaattataagTTTCTTCATGATATCAGATCTATCGGCTAATGCCAGTGTTCGATCCCAAATGACCATGTAGACTCCAACATTTGTTATCTCCCTTTTTCCAACGGTGCCTCTCTCCCGTGATTCTCACCCCCATTCAACAATGTTTTTGTCTCGCATCCCTGTCTTCTTAGCATCCAATAAAGCTTTTGAACACATCACCCAAAAGATCATTGGCCAATCTACACAACGCCACAAAAATCAGCCCGAACAAAGGTGTCACGCGCTCACATGCGCCTCCTAAATTTTTGGCCAATCATGCCAGGTGTCCTACGCGGAGGTAACCTTCTTCCAAATTTGTCctaaacaacaacaaacacctAAACGACATGTTGTTTAGTGCCTGCCAAAAATTTGTCCTACGACCCATCCCTTTGACCATTTGTTGGCCTAATAATTTGCTTTTGTTGGTCTTATTTGATGACTCAGGCTTATTTAATGCCCATAGTTGGACTCATTTTATGCTCATTGCTAGCCCATTTAGCGTTCGAAGTTGGGCTTGTTTTCGCCCATTTTTTGGCCCAAGTTGTTTGGCCTATTGTGACCCATTTTCGGTCTTTTGTTGTTAGTAACTTAGTAACCTATCTCCGGCCATCGTTGCCGGCCGCCTCCATCTTCGACAATTTTCTGGCCACCATTGCCAATTACCTCTGTCTCTAGTTGAACCCATGTCTAAGTTTCTCCGTGGTGCGTAGGATTATTGCTCATCTGAACTCACATCAAGTTTTCTATACCTACTACACAGGATCTCATCAACTTCATTCAACGTCTTGTGGTAGATCTCAAAATCAGTTTTTTATGCTTGCCACACCAAATCTCCTTTCCGCAACAGAGAaaagagatgattttttttttttttttttttttttgaaaataaaaataaaaaatgaagcttTCACAAACTCTCGCTTTGAGTTTGAGAGGAGGAGGTTAAAATATGTTATTGTAATCAAATTCGATTGTGTTCAGATCATTCTGGTTAGATATCATCTCCTATCTTTTAGGTAATCatatttgattgtaatcaattctgatttgataatTCATTACTTTTCATTTAATTAAGTTTCTTCACGACCACCTACTCAGACAAGTGGATCCTATGAGAGCTCTCTCACATGTGCTGCTAAATTACGAGCAATTTTGTAAGTAAATTGTTGGTGGTCCTAATACGATGAGTTAAACCCTTCAATATCTCATTCGAAATAAATTACACTTTTGCAATGGGTCAATTTTgagagtgaaaaaataaaaactttgcaCTAGTGAATTTGTCTTTTTCTccctttgtattttattttattttgttgtttgagaaTTTTGTGTTGAAATATATGTAGATCATAGTCCTTAGTACGTACTAGAAGGCACTTGCCTCATTTGACTTCACGAATTTGAATCATCTCCATTTGGATCCTCTCAATTCCTCTCTATTCCTGTTCCCTAGTTACCTTACTGAATTTAAATCACAAATTATCCACACCATTAATGAAGTTGTTTTTGTGATCATCACTCAAACATGATTATGCCGGTCACCTATAAAATAATCACCAATTTCTGAATCATTAGTCAAACTTTTATTCTCGTTTGTCTGCCCTCCGTACATATCAATCTTATTCAattatcataaaatatttttttaagggaattATCATAATTTCTTTAATATTGAAATTTCCTCCTCAATGTAATAAACGTTCGCCTGAAATATTAGACTTAgaacataattattaattaaaaagcatgcataaaatattacaaaatttataaagatacaCATTGGCATGTTAATAatacctctcttttttttttttttttttttttttttttttttttgtagattattaaaaatatgaatttctTTACTCTCCCTTCCCTCTCCCCTTGAAGTTTGAACCTTTGTAATGTGAATATGAATTTCTTTATaacacattgattttttttttttagaaattagaATGCTTCTCCTCCAGCATTAAACCTTTTATGAGTTTATCCAGCACAAAAAAGTTTCTCTCTGCCGCCCTCATGTCTGTTTCACTCGAGCTCAACGGTCACCCTTTGCCCGTCTTTCATCGTCACCCGGTAATTATAACCATCATTATGctccatttctctttatttatttatttatttttctttcttctgggTTTAAGGGTTTCGATGAATTCTCGTCCGCGAACATTCCTAGATTGCTTTCCAGGCGCTGTTGCTCACACCAATTCAACAACTCCTCAGTTAATCTGAGCCGTTCTCGACCACCCAGAGTCCGCTCAATTGACGGCGACAACAGTGTGAGCattccactctttttttttttttttttttcccttcgaTTTTCATCTCGTGGTAAAATTTTTACTGTGTGCATTAGGTCTGTTTTGCTGAATTTACACGCGGCCCGATTATAAAGTTATCGCTTTTGATTGTTTTGAGATTTTATTGTATAACATTGCCATTTTCTGTGTGAAGCCTGAttggtttagttttaatttgagtttcttgtaatattattatatttattgcaATTATCACTAAAATTGTGTAAAGGAGTTGCGTATTCTGGTAATTCTATTGAGGCATTGatgttttgagattttttttttttttttttttttttttttttttttttttttttttttttttttttttggtatacaTTGCATTTTAAGTGCTGTATAGCTTATTGCATTTCCATCTTCTGTGTCTCAGCCTGAGTGGTTTCGTTTGGGGTTAGAATTTCATGTAAtgcaatttatattttattattgtaattgttGCTAAAATCTTCGTAAAGGAGTTAAGTAGTGTGGTAATTCTATTATTCTCTAATGAGTTTTTACTGAAATCTATTCTGATTAAAacattttgttcttcttcttttttttttttttttttttttttttttttttttttttttgtggttagGGTTATGGTATATCGGATGGTCCGAACCACAAAGGTGATTGGCATTTTCAACTAGAAAAAGATATATTACAAATTGAATCTTGAAAAGTTTACACCTTTGCATGTCTTTTTTAGGTTCCACAGAGAAGAATGAAAGCAGTCAAGGAGGATCGCTCACATCCAATGAGTACTTACTACTTGCCTTTCGATATTTTTGGGTCAATATGCTAAAGACTTCTGGTTTTTGTTAATGACATGATGATGGTGAGTCTATTGTGTTCTGGGTCCCAATTGATCTAACATCATGACTTGAGTGTGCAGTTTAACCTCTATGACATTGTCAATGTGCTAGAAGGCAAATGTTCCAAGAGGTTTTCCAGTTAATGGGACAAAATGCATGCTGGAATTTGCAAATCAAACTAATAACTATTCATTGGGAGTCATAATCcaaaggggtagctcaattgaTTGGGGACtatgcctcatgaagcggaggtcacttgTTCGAATATTCCCTTCCCTTGGgccaattacttatatatataaaaaaagctaTTCATTGAGAGTCATATATTGTAGATGTTATTCTTTGAATTCTTGTTGTCGACAAGATGTTACAATTGACGGACTGCCCCCATCATGTTCAAATTCTTCAAAAACTTTCAGGTCTCTTAGCTGTTGTAATCCCATCTAACCAAGCATTTGTgaagtgtttttatttcttttttcactcCTGTGGAGTTTTATGGATCCCTCATCCTTGCCTTtcgtttttcattttctcttttgcGTATCAAAAGGGAAATCTGTGTGTGTGTCAaggtttcttcttttctttgagtAACAAACATtagaataaacaaaaaaactaaaaaagaagagaagaaaaaaagaaaaagaagaaatgaaatgtatatttGGATGCATGTCTAATTTCTTTGGTTTCTTTGTGACATGGTATGTTTACTCAAAGTTAGAGCTTATTCTTGTTTGTTCAATTTGGCAGGATGTTGAAGAGATTAAAGAGATATGGAATTTCAGGAATATTGTCCTATGGGCTATTGAATACTGCCTACTATCTTACAGCGTTTCTCTTGGTTTGGTTTGTGAAATTATGATTTTCATATGAATTTGTTAATATCTTGCCAATTTCTTTTGGTGTACACATTAACATCTGAAGAAACATAATGCATAAATGCTATTCATTACCTCGGCTATTGTTTTTTTGTGAAGCCATCACCTTGGCTAGGTTGGACTTCCTACATCCTGCCATAAAAATAACATGGGAACTCTTCTGTGTCTAGCTACAAGTTGTtagttttggcattttttgtaTATGTAAATGCctcaaaaataattatttaaaatatttaaccaTTTAGTCAAATTCTGTTGCTTGTACTTTATGACGAGGTTCCTTTGTTGAACTCTAATtgcttgttattttctttaggGTAAAGTATACTAACCTCCCTCAAGGTTTGGAGAAATGTGAGGGTCTTACTTCCTATTTTTAGAAACGACACTTTACCCCCAAGGGAGCTAATAGCTTTTTTCGGTAACagaacatttttaaaaacatatttgaaCAAATATTTGAAAACCTTCACATGACTAACTTGCCCTTGGGATAGTCCTTGCACAGTCATCCTTGAAGAAGAATTTTTGACCTTGAGCACTTCTATCTCTCTGGTTCTCCCTCCCTTACATTGCCTGCTgagttttattgttatttttttaaaattcattgaaatgcttttattttatattttttctctctgtgATTACCCTTTAACTAGTCAGGTTCGTAACCATCCCTTGAAATTACTTTGCTTGGGAAtctaatttgaaaaaagaatataCATTCACAGTTTGTAATGGCATAGGAATATAAGAATGTTGTAATGGTGTATCTGTTATATGGATTACACAATTGAAGGGTTGGAGTATTATTTCTGAAAATATGAGATAAGTCCTTGACATTTCTGTAAACCTCAAGAGAGGTTGATGTAATTTACACTTTTCCTTGATATGAGTTCTTAGTGTTTGGCCATAGTCCAAATTGACGGATAGACATGAACCAATTTGTCACTATTCATTACACTATTCTCCTAATCTTTG harbors:
- the LOC133879338 gene encoding uncharacterized protein LOC133879338; translated protein: MSLSSTKKFLSAALMSVSLELNGHPLPVFHRHPGFDEFSSANIPRLLSRRCCSHQFNNSSVNLSRSRPPRVRSIDGDNSGYGISDGPNHKGSTEKNESSQGGSLTSNEMLKRLKRYGISGILSYGLLNTAYYLTAFLLVWFYVAPAPGRMGYLAAVERFLKVMAMVWAGSQVTKLVRAGGALALAPFVDRGLSWFTVKLKFESKGKAFMAIVGFCVGLAIVLFMVLTVLWA